From a region of the Rhodococcus sp. 4CII genome:
- the polA gene encoding DNA polymerase I: MSPATTPRSTTSPASGAAASSDDRPTLMLLDGHSLAFRAFYALPAENFKTHSGQVTNAVYGFTSMLINLLRDEQPSHVAAAFDVSRQTFRAEKFPEYKANRSAAPDEFKGQVEITKDVLGALGIPVMAEAGYEADDIIATLTTQAEALGYRVLVVTGDRDSLQLVTDGVTVLYPKKGVSDLTRFTPAAVEEKYGLTPAQYPDFAALRGDPSDNLPGIPGVGEKTATKWIREYGDLVGLVDNVDKVRGKVGDALRENLPNVLLNRELTEMVRDVPLPYTPDQLMLAQWDREKIHALFDDLEFKVLRDRLFATLAPVEAEAEEGFEVRGSALDPGAVADWLSAHASTGERSGVSVVGTRTPYGGDVTAIAIAAADGEGAYIATASATPEDEKALGNWLADADRPKALHEAKWAMHALRGRGWVLGGLTSDTALAAYLVRPGQRTFNLDDLSLRYLRRELRVEETGQEQLSLLDDADQVDAEAAETEILSARAVLDLADALDTELATIESTALLSEMELPLLEVLADIEASGIAVDGDHLHDLQSRFAAQVSEAADAAYGVIGKQINLGSPKQLQVVLFDELEMPKTKKTKTGYTTDAEALQNLFEKTSHPFLEHLLAHRDATRLKVTVDGLLKTVAEDGRIHTTFNQTVAATGRLSSTEPNLQNIPVRTDAGRQIRDGFVVGEGYDSLLTADYSQIEMRIMAHVSGDEGLIEAFNTGEDLHSFVGARAFGVPIEEVTPELRRRVKAMSYGLAYGLSAFGLAAQLKISTEEAKSQMEAYFARFGGVRDYLHEVVEQARKDGYTSTLYGRRRYLPDLTSDNRQRREVAERAALNAPIQGTAADIIKVAMIDVQRALREAGLKSRMLLQVHDELVLEVVDTEREQVEQLVRDKMSTAIELSVPLDVSVGTGRSWDAAAH; this comes from the coding sequence GTGAGCCCTGCAACCACCCCCCGGTCCACCACGTCCCCCGCGTCCGGCGCCGCCGCGTCGTCCGACGATCGCCCCACCTTGATGCTGCTCGACGGCCACTCGCTGGCCTTCCGTGCGTTCTACGCCCTGCCCGCCGAGAACTTCAAGACGCACAGCGGTCAGGTCACCAACGCCGTCTACGGGTTCACGTCGATGTTGATCAACCTGCTGCGCGACGAGCAGCCCAGCCACGTGGCGGCGGCGTTCGACGTGTCCAGGCAGACGTTCCGGGCGGAGAAGTTCCCCGAGTACAAGGCCAATCGCAGCGCGGCTCCGGACGAGTTCAAGGGGCAGGTAGAGATCACCAAGGATGTCCTCGGTGCGCTCGGTATCCCGGTGATGGCCGAGGCAGGATACGAAGCCGACGACATCATCGCCACGCTCACCACCCAGGCCGAGGCGCTCGGGTACCGCGTTCTCGTCGTGACCGGCGACCGCGACTCGCTCCAGCTGGTCACCGACGGAGTGACGGTGCTCTACCCGAAGAAGGGCGTTTCGGATCTCACTCGGTTCACGCCCGCGGCCGTCGAGGAGAAGTACGGGCTCACACCTGCGCAGTACCCCGATTTCGCCGCCCTGCGCGGCGACCCGAGCGACAACCTGCCGGGCATCCCGGGGGTGGGGGAGAAGACCGCCACCAAGTGGATCAGGGAGTACGGCGATCTCGTCGGCCTGGTCGACAACGTCGACAAGGTCCGCGGCAAGGTCGGGGACGCGTTGCGGGAGAACCTGCCGAACGTCCTGCTCAACCGGGAACTCACCGAGATGGTGCGCGACGTCCCGCTGCCGTACACCCCGGACCAGTTGATGCTTGCACAGTGGGATCGGGAGAAGATCCACGCGCTGTTCGACGATCTCGAGTTCAAGGTGCTGCGCGATCGGCTGTTCGCCACGCTCGCCCCGGTCGAAGCAGAGGCCGAGGAGGGGTTCGAGGTGCGCGGGAGTGCGCTCGATCCCGGTGCGGTTGCGGACTGGTTGTCGGCGCACGCGTCGACGGGCGAGCGATCCGGCGTGTCGGTGGTCGGCACGCGCACCCCGTACGGCGGTGACGTGACGGCGATCGCCATCGCGGCTGCCGACGGCGAGGGCGCCTACATCGCCACCGCTTCCGCCACACCGGAGGACGAGAAGGCGCTCGGCAACTGGCTCGCTGACGCGGACAGGCCGAAGGCCCTGCACGAGGCCAAGTGGGCGATGCACGCGCTGCGCGGACGCGGCTGGGTGCTCGGTGGTCTCACCAGCGACACCGCACTGGCCGCCTACCTGGTTCGCCCCGGGCAGCGGACGTTCAACCTCGACGACCTGTCGCTGCGGTATCTGCGCCGGGAACTGCGGGTGGAGGAGACCGGCCAGGAGCAGCTGTCGCTGCTCGACGACGCCGACCAGGTGGACGCGGAAGCCGCCGAGACCGAGATTCTCAGCGCCCGCGCCGTCCTCGACCTCGCGGACGCGCTCGACACCGAACTCGCGACCATCGAATCGACGGCGCTGCTGTCCGAGATGGAGCTGCCGCTGCTGGAGGTGCTGGCCGACATCGAGGCGTCCGGTATCGCCGTCGACGGCGACCACCTGCACGACCTCCAGAGCCGGTTCGCGGCGCAGGTTTCGGAGGCGGCGGACGCGGCCTACGGGGTCATCGGCAAGCAGATAAACCTGGGGTCGCCCAAGCAGTTGCAGGTCGTGTTGTTCGACGAGCTGGAGATGCCGAAGACGAAGAAGACGAAGACGGGCTACACCACCGACGCGGAGGCGCTGCAGAACCTGTTCGAGAAGACATCGCACCCGTTCCTCGAGCACCTGCTCGCGCACCGCGACGCGACGCGGCTGAAGGTGACCGTCGACGGCCTGCTGAAGACGGTCGCCGAGGACGGCCGCATCCACACGACGTTCAACCAGACCGTCGCGGCCACCGGCCGGCTGTCGTCCACCGAACCCAACCTCCAGAACATCCCGGTGCGCACCGACGCGGGCCGGCAGATCCGGGACGGTTTCGTCGTCGGCGAGGGGTACGACTCGCTGCTCACGGCCGACTACAGCCAGATCGAGATGCGGATCATGGCCCACGTGTCCGGCGACGAGGGGCTGATCGAGGCGTTCAACACCGGAGAAGACCTGCACAGCTTCGTCGGCGCGCGAGCCTTCGGCGTGCCGATCGAGGAGGTCACCCCGGAACTGCGCCGCCGCGTGAAGGCGATGTCCTACGGCCTGGCGTACGGACTCAGCGCCTTCGGACTGGCAGCCCAGCTCAAGATCTCCACCGAGGAGGCCAAATCGCAGATGGAGGCGTACTTCGCCCGGTTCGGCGGGGTCCGCGACTATCTGCACGAGGTCGTGGAACAGGCCCGCAAGGACGGCTACACGTCCACGCTGTACGGGCGCCGCCGCTACCTGCCCGACCTCACCAGCGACAACCGCCAGCGCCGGGAGGTCGCCGAGCGCGCCGCGCTCAACGCCCCCATCCAGGGCACCGCCGCCGACATCATCAAGGTCGCGATGATCGACGTGCAGCGTGCGCTACGCGAGGCGGGCTTGAAGTCGCGCATGCTGCTGCAGGTTCACGACGAACTCGTGCTCGAGGTCGTCGACACGGAGCGGGAGCAGGTGGAACAGCTGGTCCGCGACAAGATGTCGACGGCCATCGAACTGTCGGTGCCGCTCGACGTGTCCGTGGGCACCGGTCGCAGTTGGGACGCCGCCGCACACTAG
- a CDS encoding 2'-5' RNA ligase family protein yields MVQSVELLFDEATDVAVRAEWQRLWDAGMPSRTRVRAESNRPHITLFVARHIPPEIDELLGRRIATPSFHIRLGGLVMFGGRHVTLSRLVVPSRALLSLHRSVFDLAERATEITPHIRPGEWTPHVTLARRLPADQIPEAARLLDGGDIIGRASVVRRWDGEAKREWVVTAPP; encoded by the coding sequence ATGGTCCAGTCGGTGGAACTGCTGTTCGACGAAGCGACCGACGTTGCCGTGCGCGCCGAGTGGCAACGTCTGTGGGATGCGGGGATGCCCAGCCGCACACGCGTTCGCGCCGAATCGAATCGGCCGCACATCACCCTGTTCGTGGCGCGCCACATACCACCGGAGATCGACGAGTTGCTCGGGCGCCGGATCGCGACGCCCTCCTTCCACATCAGGTTGGGCGGACTCGTGATGTTCGGCGGCAGGCACGTCACACTGTCCCGGCTGGTGGTGCCGTCGAGAGCCCTGCTGTCCCTGCACCGCAGCGTCTTCGATCTCGCGGAACGCGCCACCGAGATCACGCCGCACATCCGCCCCGGCGAATGGACGCCGCACGTGACCCTCGCGCGGCGACTCCCGGCCGATCAGATTCCGGAAGCCGCACGACTCCTCGACGGTGGTGACATCATCGGCCGGGCATCGGTGGTGCGCCGCTGGGACGGGGAGGCCAAACGCGAGTGGGTCGTCACGGCGCCTCCGTGA
- a CDS encoding branched-chain amino acid ABC transporter permease translates to MRTRPTSARRRTRRGPLGRHLGRAFVLVLFGLVAAIALGGPAAAQEPTPPPPPPASSQQPAPPANAVRVSGNLNNAGERLAGVEVRALDSSGTEVAKATSESSGRWELQVAPGTYTFEIVADTLPENVSVQATVERDVVAGRSNTVIFSFGEARTGSAVPFYEKLIRQTIDGLRFGLVIAIAGVGLSLIYGTTGLTNFAHGELVTLGAVAAWVINVTFGVQLIPATVLAVIVGILIGLLNNAAIWKPLRKRKTGLIAQLVVSIGLAISLRYLILIFFSDRAEPFVDYQAQVERHWGPIAITDANLVCIAISLVVLVGVALLLQKTRIGKAMRAVSDNRDLAASSGIDVERVIRFVWGLGGGLAALGGVLFGISELGGRVQWEMGFKLLLLMFAGITLGGLGTAYGALLGCVIVGLLVQLSTLVINPDLKYIGGLLILIVILVVRPQGILGSRQRIG, encoded by the coding sequence GTGAGGACGCGACCGACATCCGCGAGGAGACGCACGAGACGAGGACCGCTCGGCCGGCACCTCGGCCGTGCGTTCGTTCTCGTCCTGTTCGGCCTCGTCGCGGCGATCGCTCTCGGCGGTCCTGCGGCGGCACAGGAACCCACCCCACCGCCCCCACCGCCCGCGAGCAGTCAGCAACCGGCGCCACCGGCGAACGCGGTACGGGTCAGCGGCAATCTCAACAACGCCGGCGAGCGACTCGCGGGCGTCGAGGTGCGCGCGCTCGATTCGTCGGGCACCGAGGTGGCGAAGGCGACGTCGGAGTCCAGCGGTCGCTGGGAACTTCAGGTCGCGCCCGGCACCTACACCTTCGAAATCGTCGCGGACACCCTTCCCGAGAACGTCAGCGTGCAGGCCACGGTGGAACGTGACGTGGTGGCCGGTCGCTCCAACACGGTGATCTTCTCGTTCGGCGAGGCCCGCACCGGTTCCGCGGTCCCGTTCTACGAGAAGCTGATTCGCCAGACCATCGACGGACTCCGTTTCGGTCTCGTCATCGCGATCGCCGGTGTCGGGCTGAGCCTCATCTACGGCACCACCGGCCTGACGAACTTCGCGCACGGCGAACTCGTCACCCTCGGGGCGGTCGCGGCGTGGGTGATCAACGTGACGTTCGGGGTGCAGCTGATCCCGGCCACCGTCCTCGCCGTGATCGTGGGAATCCTGATCGGCCTCCTGAACAACGCCGCGATCTGGAAACCGCTGCGGAAGCGTAAGACCGGCCTGATCGCGCAGTTGGTGGTGTCGATCGGCCTCGCGATCTCCCTGCGCTACCTGATCCTGATCTTCTTCTCCGATCGCGCGGAGCCGTTCGTCGACTACCAGGCCCAGGTCGAACGGCACTGGGGGCCGATCGCGATCACCGACGCCAACCTCGTGTGCATCGCCATCAGTCTCGTCGTCCTCGTCGGAGTGGCCCTGCTGCTGCAGAAGACCCGCATCGGCAAGGCCATGCGCGCGGTGTCCGACAACCGCGACCTGGCCGCGTCGTCCGGTATCGACGTCGAACGGGTGATCCGCTTCGTGTGGGGTCTCGGCGGCGGGCTCGCCGCACTCGGCGGGGTCCTGTTCGGCATCTCCGAACTCGGCGGACGCGTGCAGTGGGAGATGGGTTTCAAGCTCCTGCTGCTGATGTTCGCCGGCATCACGCTCGGCGGACTCGGCACCGCCTACGGCGCGCTGCTCGGCTGCGTGATCGTCGGCCTGCTCGTCCAATTGTCGACGCTGGTGATCAACCCCGACCTCAAGTACATCGGAGGACTGCTCATCTTGATCGTCATCCTGGTCGTCCGGCCTCAGGGCATTCTCGGCAGCCGGCAAAGGATCGGGTGA
- the trxA gene encoding thioredoxin gives MATKTLTQQNFDETVTGNDVVLVDFWASWCGPCRSFAPTFEASSEQHPDVVHAKVDTEAEQGIAAAANIRSIPTIMAFREGVLVFSQPGALPPAALEDLVTQVKALDMDEVRKQIAEQAPAE, from the coding sequence GTGGCCACCAAGACACTGACTCAGCAGAACTTCGACGAGACCGTGACCGGCAACGATGTCGTTCTGGTCGACTTCTGGGCGTCGTGGTGCGGACCCTGCCGCTCCTTCGCGCCCACCTTCGAGGCCTCATCCGAGCAGCACCCCGACGTGGTGCACGCCAAGGTCGACACCGAGGCGGAGCAGGGCATCGCCGCCGCGGCGAACATCCGCTCGATCCCGACGATCATGGCGTTCCGCGAGGGTGTGCTGGTGTTCAGCCAGCCGGGCGCGTTGCCGCCGGCGGCGCTCGAGGATCTGGTCACGCAGGTCAAGGCCCTCGACATGGACGAGGTGCGTAAGCAGATCGCCGAGCAGGCGCCGGCCGAATAG
- a CDS encoding branched-chain amino acid ABC transporter permease yields MDVTGALQVSLAQLIGPSAIFYALLAIGLNLHFGYAGLLNFGQIGFALLGGYGVGIMTVTYHQPLWVGILVGLAAAGLLAVVLGIPTLRLRADYLAIVTIAASEILRLIFRSTASDSITGSTNGLFGFADPFTTLSPFDSGKQYNFLGVKFYGDDLWSMVVGWTLVLVLCGFVYLLTHSPWGRVLKAVREDEDAARALGKNVFVYKMQALVLGGMIGGLGGVFNALQTKSINPDFYSTAQTFFAFGALILGGAATVFGPVVGAMLFWFLLAIPDALLRQAISGPEPLLPLTEQQVGAMRFVLLGIMIAVLMVFRPQGILGNKREVQLNA; encoded by the coding sequence ATGGATGTCACAGGAGCACTCCAGGTCTCTCTCGCCCAGCTGATCGGCCCGTCGGCGATCTTCTACGCACTGCTGGCGATCGGCCTCAACCTGCACTTCGGCTATGCCGGACTGCTGAACTTCGGCCAGATCGGTTTCGCACTCCTCGGCGGCTACGGCGTCGGGATCATGACCGTCACCTACCATCAGCCGCTGTGGGTCGGCATCCTCGTCGGTCTCGCCGCCGCCGGGCTGCTGGCCGTCGTCCTCGGTATCCCGACACTGCGGTTGCGGGCCGACTACCTCGCCATCGTCACCATCGCCGCGTCGGAGATCCTGCGGCTGATCTTCCGTTCCACCGCTTCGGATTCCATCACCGGGTCCACCAACGGCCTGTTCGGTTTCGCGGATCCGTTCACCACCCTCAGCCCGTTCGACTCGGGTAAGCAGTACAACTTCCTCGGCGTGAAGTTCTACGGCGACGACCTGTGGTCGATGGTCGTCGGCTGGACCCTCGTCCTGGTGCTGTGCGGGTTCGTCTACCTCCTCACGCACAGTCCGTGGGGCCGCGTCCTCAAGGCCGTCCGCGAGGACGAGGACGCCGCGCGCGCACTCGGCAAGAACGTCTTCGTCTACAAGATGCAGGCGCTGGTCCTCGGCGGCATGATCGGTGGGCTCGGCGGTGTGTTCAACGCACTGCAGACCAAGTCGATCAACCCCGACTTCTACTCCACCGCGCAGACGTTCTTCGCGTTCGGCGCGCTCATCCTCGGCGGCGCCGCGACCGTCTTCGGACCGGTGGTCGGGGCGATGCTGTTCTGGTTCCTGCTGGCCATCCCGGATGCCCTGTTGCGGCAGGCGATCTCCGGGCCCGAACCTCTGTTGCCGCTGACGGAACAGCAGGTCGGCGCCATGCGGTTCGTCCTCCTCGGCATCATGATCGCCGTGCTGATGGTCTTCCGGCCGCAGGGCATACTGGGCAATAAGCGGGAGGTGCAGCTCAATGCCTGA
- a CDS encoding helix-turn-helix domain-containing protein codes for MLKKVVVPLMPLTEAFELGVACEVFGFDRSDDGLPTYDFSLVAGSTEPIRTRFGYGIDVPYDLDRLDDADLIVVPAGGTYAEPDGTFVCAKDPDPCMDPLLDKLRAAVDRGAKVASLCSGAFVLGAAGLLDGRKCTTHWRHARRLADLHPAATVDPNVLYVDDDPVLTSAGTAAGIDLCLHIVRKEQGSRVANGIARRMVVPPHRDGGQAQYVAMPLPSTTIDTLGPLLDWMTEHLALDLSVTAVAAKANMSPRTFARRFQAETGTTPARWLSDQRVLAAQHLLENSDLSVDVIAERVGFGGGPVLRQHFLRLRHTTPQAYRRTFRATERTG; via the coding sequence GTGCTGAAAAAGGTCGTCGTGCCGCTCATGCCGCTCACCGAGGCGTTCGAACTCGGCGTCGCCTGCGAGGTCTTCGGCTTCGACCGATCCGACGACGGACTGCCGACCTACGACTTCTCCCTCGTCGCCGGCTCGACGGAACCCATCCGCACCCGCTTCGGATACGGCATCGACGTCCCCTACGACCTGGACCGACTCGACGACGCCGACCTCATCGTCGTCCCCGCGGGCGGAACCTACGCCGAGCCGGACGGCACCTTCGTCTGCGCGAAGGACCCCGATCCCTGCATGGACCCCCTCCTCGACAAACTCCGGGCTGCGGTCGACCGGGGCGCCAAGGTCGCCAGCCTGTGCAGCGGCGCGTTCGTGCTCGGCGCGGCCGGACTGCTGGACGGCCGCAAGTGCACCACCCACTGGCGGCACGCCCGGCGGCTCGCCGACCTCCACCCGGCGGCCACCGTCGATCCGAACGTCCTCTACGTCGACGACGATCCCGTCCTGACCAGCGCGGGCACGGCCGCCGGCATCGACCTGTGCCTGCACATCGTCCGCAAGGAACAGGGCAGCAGGGTGGCCAACGGAATCGCGCGGCGCATGGTCGTCCCGCCGCACCGGGACGGCGGTCAGGCGCAGTACGTGGCGATGCCACTGCCGTCCACGACGATCGACACCCTCGGACCGCTGCTCGACTGGATGACCGAGCATCTCGCGCTCGATCTGTCGGTGACCGCTGTGGCCGCCAAGGCCAACATGTCACCCCGCACATTCGCGCGGCGCTTCCAGGCCGAGACCGGGACCACACCCGCCCGGTGGCTCAGCGACCAGCGGGTGCTCGCCGCGCAGCACCTGCTCGAGAACTCGGACCTCTCGGTCGACGTGATCGCCGAACGGGTCGGCTTCGGCGGCGGCCCGGTGCTGCGGCAGCATTTCCTGCGACTCCGCCACACCACCCCGCAGGCGTACCGCCGCACGTTTCGCGCCACGGAGCGCACCGGCTGA
- a CDS encoding DMT family transporter encodes MTGNLAVQYASTALAWGASFLFIKVGLEGLSFTQVVLWRLVFGAVTLGAVLGITRTRLPRDAATWAHLSVLALAQCLVPWLLFSWAEQSISSGLASIYNATTPLMTMSVALAFLPGEKLTDAKLFGLLLGFTGVVVVLAPWQAGIVGSVPAQLACLGATASYGVALVYLRRFILPRGVGTPTIAFMQVSIAAAAMVLATPWVASTPMHLTPAIVASMIGLGAFGTGLAFVWNTNVVRGWGPTAASTVTYLTPVVGVVLGAVALDEHISWNQPVGVLAVIAGIVVTQRSSRKAGATVAATP; translated from the coding sequence TTGACAGGGAATCTGGCGGTCCAGTATGCGAGCACGGCGCTCGCCTGGGGTGCGAGTTTCCTGTTCATCAAGGTCGGGCTCGAGGGCCTGTCCTTCACCCAGGTCGTGCTGTGGCGGCTGGTGTTCGGGGCGGTGACCCTCGGTGCAGTTCTCGGGATCACCCGGACCCGGTTGCCGCGCGACGCGGCGACGTGGGCGCACCTGTCGGTGCTGGCGCTCGCGCAGTGCCTGGTGCCGTGGTTGCTGTTCAGCTGGGCCGAGCAGAGCATCAGTTCGGGTCTGGCCAGCATCTACAACGCGACCACACCGCTCATGACGATGTCGGTGGCCCTGGCGTTCCTGCCGGGTGAGAAGCTCACCGACGCAAAGCTGTTCGGCCTCCTGCTCGGATTCACGGGGGTGGTCGTGGTTCTGGCGCCGTGGCAGGCGGGAATCGTCGGCAGCGTTCCCGCTCAGCTCGCGTGCCTGGGGGCCACCGCGTCGTACGGTGTGGCATTGGTCTACCTGCGGCGGTTCATCCTTCCGCGGGGCGTCGGCACACCCACCATCGCGTTCATGCAGGTCTCGATCGCCGCGGCCGCCATGGTCCTGGCCACCCCGTGGGTCGCGAGCACGCCGATGCACCTGACCCCCGCAATCGTCGCGTCGATGATCGGACTGGGGGCGTTCGGAACCGGGCTGGCGTTCGTGTGGAACACGAACGTGGTGCGCGGCTGGGGGCCCACCGCGGCCTCGACCGTCACCTACCTGACGCCGGTGGTCGGAGTCGTGCTGGGCGCGGTCGCCCTCGACGAGCACATCTCGTGGAATCAGCCCGTCGGCGTGCTCGCGGTGATCGCGGGAATCGTCGTGACCCAGCGGTCTTCGCGCAAGGCCGGCGCGACGGTCGCGGCGACGCCGTGA
- a CDS encoding ABC transporter substrate-binding protein, translated as MPVSGRSVFARGRLARTICALAGGSALLLAGCASNTEGGGSPSGDGTVAVEVDKVDAIAATLPEKIASSGKIIVGVNIPYSPNEFKDPSGKIVGFDVDLVDAVGKVLGVTPEYTEADFDKIIPSIQAGSYDMGMSSFTDTKEREQSVDFTTYFSAGVQWAQPAGKSVDPTNACGLRVGVQTTTIEDLEEVPAKSAACVAAGKPPIEIVKFDSQDDAANAVALGKVDAMSADSPVTAYAIKQSDGKIEAAGEVFDAAPYGWPVAKGSPLAQTLQQALQHLIDDGTYRKIAENWGVEAGVITTSQINGATS; from the coding sequence ATGCCAGTGTCTGGTCGATCCGTCTTCGCGCGAGGCCGCCTGGCCCGCACCATTTGCGCACTGGCGGGCGGCAGTGCGCTGCTGCTCGCGGGATGTGCCAGTAACACAGAGGGCGGTGGCTCGCCGTCCGGAGACGGCACCGTCGCCGTGGAAGTCGACAAGGTGGATGCGATCGCGGCGACCTTGCCGGAGAAAATCGCCTCGTCCGGCAAGATCATCGTCGGCGTCAATATTCCCTACTCGCCCAACGAGTTCAAGGATCCGAGCGGCAAGATCGTCGGGTTCGACGTCGACCTCGTGGATGCCGTCGGCAAGGTGCTCGGCGTGACGCCGGAGTACACCGAGGCGGATTTCGACAAGATCATCCCGTCGATCCAGGCCGGCAGCTACGACATGGGTATGTCGTCGTTCACCGACACCAAGGAACGCGAGCAGTCCGTCGATTTCACGACGTACTTCAGCGCCGGTGTGCAGTGGGCGCAGCCCGCCGGGAAGTCCGTCGACCCCACCAACGCGTGCGGGCTCCGGGTAGGGGTGCAGACCACCACCATCGAGGATCTCGAGGAAGTGCCTGCCAAGAGTGCGGCCTGCGTCGCGGCCGGTAAGCCACCCATCGAGATCGTGAAGTTCGACAGCCAGGACGACGCCGCCAACGCCGTCGCACTCGGCAAGGTCGACGCGATGTCCGCCGACTCGCCAGTCACCGCGTACGCGATCAAGCAGAGTGACGGCAAGATCGAGGCGGCCGGCGAGGTTTTCGACGCCGCACCCTACGGCTGGCCTGTCGCGAAGGGTTCACCGCTCGCGCAGACCCTTCAGCAGGCGCTGCAGCACCTCATCGACGACGGCACCTACCGCAAGATCGCCGAGAACTGGGGCGTCGAGGCGGGCGTCATCACGACGTCGCAGATCAACGGCGCCACGAGCTGA
- a CDS encoding isocitrate/isopropylmalate dehydrogenase family protein, with translation MSGGTANISDTRIGVLLGDGIGHEIVPATQRVVSAAVTAAGGGVDWVELPLGLGAIESHGTPIPDCTLAALDELDAWILGPHDSAAYPEPFHGRLTPGGVVRKRFGLFANIRPARSLEGVAATVPDMDLVIVRENTEGLYADRNMFAGSGEFMPTPDVALAVGVVTRTACERIAHTAFALARTRGRHVTIVHKANVLSMTTGLFRDVCREVGERAYPDVRIDDEHVDAMTAHLVRRGRDFDVVVTENMFGDILSDLAGELSGSLGTAPSINSSETKVMAQAAHGAAPDIAGHNRANPTALMLSAAMMLDLLGDRRADRHLAGAAHRIRDAVRATIASGVATADLGGLASTSEFTETVLARTLRR, from the coding sequence ATGAGCGGTGGTACGGCAAACATTTCCGATACCCGGATCGGGGTGCTCCTCGGCGACGGCATCGGTCACGAGATCGTTCCGGCGACCCAGCGGGTGGTCTCGGCGGCGGTGACAGCAGCGGGAGGCGGTGTCGACTGGGTGGAACTGCCTCTCGGCCTGGGCGCCATCGAATCGCACGGAACCCCGATTCCCGACTGCACGCTCGCGGCGCTGGACGAACTCGACGCCTGGATCCTGGGCCCGCACGACAGCGCCGCCTATCCTGAACCGTTCCACGGCCGCCTGACCCCCGGCGGGGTGGTGCGCAAACGATTCGGCCTCTTCGCGAACATCCGGCCCGCGCGCTCGCTCGAGGGCGTCGCCGCGACGGTGCCCGACATGGACCTCGTGATCGTCAGAGAGAACACCGAAGGGCTGTACGCGGACCGGAACATGTTCGCCGGCAGCGGCGAGTTCATGCCGACTCCCGACGTGGCACTGGCCGTCGGCGTCGTGACGAGGACGGCCTGTGAGCGCATCGCGCACACCGCATTCGCGTTGGCGCGCACGCGGGGCCGACACGTCACGATCGTCCACAAGGCCAACGTGTTGTCGATGACCACGGGATTGTTCCGGGACGTGTGCCGCGAGGTGGGGGAGCGGGCCTACCCGGACGTCCGGATCGACGACGAGCACGTCGACGCCATGACCGCGCACCTGGTCCGCAGGGGGCGAGACTTCGACGTCGTGGTGACGGAGAACATGTTCGGCGACATCCTGTCGGATCTGGCGGGTGAGCTGTCCGGCTCGCTCGGCACGGCGCCGTCGATCAACAGTTCCGAGACCAAGGTGATGGCGCAGGCGGCGCACGGAGCCGCCCCCGACATCGCGGGCCACAACCGGGCCAATCCGACAGCCCTGATGCTGTCCGCCGCGATGATGCTGGACCTGCTCGGGGACCGTCGCGCGGACCGTCATCTGGCCGGCGCGGCCCACCGGATCCGCGACGCCGTGCGCGCGACGATCGCCTCCGGAGTCGCCACGGCTGACCTGGGTGGACTCGCATCGACCAGTGAATTCACGGAGACCGTCCTCGCGCGCACACTCCGTCGCTGA